GCCCACGCATCCCTGGTGGTGTGAATTGGAAATTTACGGATACTCAAGTAGAACTCATAATTATCGAGAGGACTTGTTTGACTTGGTTCGGCCAAACCCTGTAGCTAGGGGTTGTCTCTTTTGCATAGATGTTCCGTCAACCACCATTGAAGTAAGATGTTGCAACCTTGGAAAAACGGGAAACCATTCTTGCACAGGCTCAAAGATCGGTAAATGTCGGACAAGATGACTGGGGCCAAACagcaatatttcttttcttcagaTTTTCTACCGACTCCTCTGAACATGGCATTCACTACCATTATTACCCGAGTGTCGATCTCTTTACCTTCGTCTTTAGGGAACACCATAGTTCCCAAGAGGCATGCGGAGAAAGCGATAGCTTGAGTTTGCCTCCAAGTACTGTGATCATGAAATTCGTCTGGGAACAATCTAAAATAACTGTCGTGCCCCCACCTCTCGAAAAACCTCATCAGTGGAATGTTGTGGGTCTCTAGCCAATTCGCATTCACTAGGGATAATATGTCTCTTAGCTCAGTCTCGGTTGGCCTATCTGGCAGGAGAACGTGATGATCGGGACGCTTTTTCCTTTTGCCACACATCCCAATCGAGTCAAGGCAATCTTTGATCTCTTCTAATGTGGGTGTTATTTCGACATCTCCAAATCGAAAGACCATCTTCTTATCGTCCCAAAATCGGGTGATGACCTCGACAAACGTGGGCCATACCTTGAAGTCCATTATCGAAGGTAGGTGACCCAAGTAAATCGAGATTTCTCTCTTCTGACACTCCTTAAGATTGCCCCACCATACTCGAAGAATGTCGGGTGCCTGGGTGACCATTTTGAAGTGAAGGAACTGACTTGACATCTACAAAAACATACAACTAGTTAATTTTCAATCCCCCGATACAACAACTAGTTAAACAcgcaatacatccttcaaatttaaacaactAACATGAGCGTCCTATCGAGCCGCAGACTCTTTGGACTCAAGGTGGACTTTTCTAATGGGCTCGACACTCCTTGGGTGTCGGTTCATCTTAGGCCAATGCGCTATTTTCGGGATTTGGTTTCGCTctatcctagtttgactaagagtGGGTTGTATTTAGAGTGGAATGGGTAACCCAAGCGGACTACTTGGGCTGGGACAATTAACGATCGTTGACTATCAAGTAATCAACTACACTCGTCAGGGTGCCCCGAGAAGATTTTTGGTTAACGAACGACTGCGAACCCGCATAATCGTCCTTTAGTGGAAATGTAAAAAGTGTCGTTTGACGGAAGTATGTATGCTATGTATGCAACagtttaaaaaatctaaataatttaaacactTAAACAGTTAATCAAAAATAATCAGATACGTTAatcttaaggttagaatcctccaagtccccagcggagtcgccatttctgttttatcgaaaGAGGGggtgattttcgaaaagagtttgttttttagacttttaggagtcgccacttaatttttaagaaaaatcaagaaaacttcgtTTCTAAACAACCTAAACAGAAcaattgttttgaaacattttttaagggttcgggattcttattagtgtcttaggaaggtgtaaggcacctaagacactccgttaAATACGGTTTTCcgacgattaacttatttgactattttatattttttgcgaTTTTGAAGTTGAACCTTTATAAAGTTCATTTAGacaagttaaaatatttaagacAATTTGACaagtttcaaaatatttatcttgcAACTTTGCGAGTCTATTTTTTGAGTCAAGCTCCCTGATAGTTTTATCTAAACGAGCTCTACAAATTTTGAAACCAATTATCATTTAGAAGTTAGTTTTAAGCTTGACAAAGTTTGAAAGGCGTTTCGACGGGGTTTGGAGTTTTATAACCCTAAAACTAACGATACTCAAGTACGTAAACAACTAatcaaagagagagagagagagagaaagagagagagagagagagattttgggtccaaactcgggtactgttcgccttgaccgagttttggacccacctgtttttgggTATTTCGACCCATTTTGCCACCTGTCCTagtctaaacatacaaaataaagtACGAGAAAGTAAacaacaagggcttatgcccattacaaaatgaaatacaaaaataaatataaaaaaagggtCTTCTGATTTGCtttcttcaaatttcttcaATCTCTGTAAAATCTAGTCTTTATGCCTCACGCCTTGGAGGGTTGACTCGATAGAGATTTCCGAGCCTTTATGGCTCCCTCTTGAAATGCAAAGAGGAGGAGGAAAGTTCACAATGAACTCAAGCAGATTTACATGCCACAAAGCAACTGaaagaattaatatataatCCGACCGACACATATGCAAGAAAacaaactaaacaaaaacaCACTTTTATCTAAGAAAGATGCACAATAACAAACCATCCcatatgattttaaaatgaaaCTGTAAGCTATATTCATGATATTCAGCTAACAACAAACTCAAGAAACGAAGAAAACTACGTAGCACACTTGTCAGACCCAGCTCCTCATGCCAAAGTAAGAACGATAATTTTTGataataagaaagaaaacaaaagatcaTGTTCTTATATCAGGAAGACATGGACAAGGGATAGCAACACATAAACTCTTGACAATCACAAAAGGGTGACATTAAAACACACTATTAGCGTCCAAAACAAATCAAGCGATTTAAAGACTAAGCTGATAGCAGGCATAAGAACACAAGGAAATAAGTAAGAATACTAGTGATGTCTAGGGATGGAAACAACTTCAAGCTACATGTTGCCTGCACATCCGAACTCCAGCCATATACTCGAGTAAACAACTCTAAAAGAGCAACATGACAACACTTGAAACCTTCacgaacaaacaaaaaaaaaaaagcagaaaACCGGCAGCACATAATCCTCTttacaaaatcaacaaaagaactCACGCTCTATTCACTATCTCCATTTGATACTTAGAGTTGAGCAACTCGATGATTGAAGATTAGTAGATACATCTCATACATTAATCCACGAAACTAAACCCATTTGAATCAAGCAAACCTTAACATATATGGCAGTAATGAACCAAGGATGTCGTTTTGATCTCTAAGAAACAGAACCAACCACGACTACCACAATAAAATCAATGCCATGATGAACTCGTGAAAGAACAAAATCAACACAAACAGGCGGACACAACAAAACAAGCCATAGTATACGATATTCTCGAGTTCGAATGCAACCAACAGACATAATACCTCATATTCACAGCAATGCAGGCCATATTTCAAGCTTCATGAAAACCGATAAAAATGGAGAACGTACCTTCTTCGGAGCAGCGAACGGGAGTCGACGAGCGAGGCAACAACGAACTTCCACAACTCGAACTAACCAGCGGATGGCGAAAACGGCACCGGAAACTTTCAATCTTTGAAAATCCCTTCCCTAAAATCTCAAACTTCCAACCTCTCAATCTTCCGAAACCAAAACGAGAAGAAGTCAAACGAATTTTCCTTCCCCAAAAATCTCTCTACGGTTTGTCAACATTTTCCCAACTCAAAAACCTCCAAAAGTATTCAACCCAAGTTCtgcctctctttttttttcaacaaaaatctctaaccaaattttctaaccccaaaaattcCAACCAGAGACGGAGGGAGCCGAGtcttttttccccaaaattttcTCTACCCCATTCAGTCTAGGGTGGGGGGTTTATATGGAAAACGTTAGGGCTTCGATTTGAGGTCGGTTTCGGCCTATTTTCGAGTTCGAAATTTGAAATCCCTTTGGGTCAAACCCATTGCGTGCTGGCGAGGGCGACTGTGACGTCCTGCGTGTCGCAGACCTGCGTGACAGCGGCAGGAGTAGGTTTCTGCCATTCCGTCTTGTTCACGCGAAGGGGAAGGGAGAAGAGTGTGGGGAGAGAGACGCGGGGTTGTTGGGGGTTCTGTTTTTCTGTGTTTTTGCAGGCTGCGATGGGATGGGGAGAGAAAGGGAAAGGGAAAGGGAGGGAGGTCGCGTGAGGGAGAGACGCGTGAGGGAGACGAGAACGTGGGGAGATGAGGGAGAGAGCGAGAGAGCGCGGCTGGCTTGGGGATTTGTTGGCGTCTGTTTTCTGGGGGAATTATCGTGGCTGCTGAACGCGTGAGTGAGAATGGGGAAGAAGAGGGGAAGGGGAAACTGGTCGGATCCGGGTCGTTAGGGGACTGGGCTGGGTCGGTTTAAATAATAAAGGGTTGGGTCGATTTTAGGTGGGCCGAACGGAGGGGAGTAATTGGTGTGGGCTGGATTAGGAATTATTCTAGTGGGCTGGCATGAGGGATTTGGGCCTGGGATATTTAAGTTAGTGTTGGGTTGAGGGGTTTTTGGGCCTGGGAATAAGAGTGGGCTGATGGGTAAAGGAATGGgtttaagatatacatatatacatatacatatatgtatatacatatatgtatatatgtacatatattttatttttgcaagatttaaaaaactaattaacttataccgacgagggtcaaaattgggtgtcaacatttATTTTGAGAACATGTTATAATTGTCAAGTTGCATTTGTAAAAcactcttatatatataaaataaaaaagtccaAGAGAAGCATATTTATCTTACTgattttatgtatatgtatatatagaaattttttGGTGAGATTCGAAATGTGAGTGCTATTTCTTTTCTAAGCCAAATGTAGTAAATTTTGGAGCTTTATTCTAGAGCTGTCATTATGGGTTAGCCCACCCCATTCGGGCTAACACACACAGGTTTTGACATTTTACGGGCTAGGTCGGGCTAGCCCATTTTTGGTGTGGGTCAAGAAATGGTCGGCCCATtcacaagtacgtgggctacaggCTTGCTGGGTCAGcccattttttagaaaattatattttttttataattattaaattaaattataaattataatttaaaaatattatcataaatatcgacaaaacaatattacattatGTTAGGCTTTATTTGTTTTCACTTAATGggtttgaatcttaatcattcaaattTGCCTCATTAAGTGTGTTTATTTTTATGAGCTGGAtctaaatattcaaattcagttcattaagttagtttattttattttcttataagtcTCTTAATGGATCTGAGTATATCTGAATGAATCAGATTTGTAACACACCTTTGACACTATTCAGACTAAAAAATAAGACTCCTATCTTAATTCAACTAAATCACAACAACTCATAGAATTTGGttgcttatttaattaatatttattacatGCTTGCCATTATAATTTCGtttattcatattaacttaatatacatcttttactttcataaattaatcagtatatttgaattgataagcactcccatgatataatatttagcacggtttcaaaaaataagaaagtattagttatttgatcgctaacaataataaatttctataataaaataaaataaaatattttcctaaactatatatttactactctatataaactatttCAAATTGCGTTATATTAGATTCTCAAAGTATTTGCGTGCAAAATATAGTCATATGATAAATGATATTACCTTATTACggtaaaaatgttcaaaatattattttatatgaaaaaaaactattttactaacaaggtttttataatattttattgatattgttgacacccaattttggcctaacattttaaaattcatacattttgagtcaaatacaaaaataaaaaaaacgcCTTTCCCACATTGTCtctcaaacaattttcaattttgcaatAGTCCACATCGgtatttcatcctttttgaggatttttgggTTTCTATATAAGCCCACTTCATTCACTATTTTTAAGGGAGGATTTGGagggaaaaaacaaaagaatactcataaaattttgagaattctttgttcccatagttcaaaaaatttgaagtgtTTTTGTGGTTTTTCGAGTTGAGGAGGTGGAgtaggtaaattttttttttagccttgttttatttaattcttagctcttttatgttttatgtttattatatgtagcttgttttgttttttttagtttaatgtagttctaaaagtcaattaatatttgtgtttattgtagttttaatattagcattattttacgattcaatgtttatttattattactattattttaaaattgttagtcaaCTATTTGCTATCTTAACTTTTCAGggttttgttattattctactttaatgttatttttaatttttatatatattatattatcgttgtttccatttctaattatattattttagtttggttgttgtttttcatattctctcgggataagtttgttatgttttgtaattgttcagtttatatattttatatgttgaaaaGGGCCGATGAAAAATCTATTCGTTGGGTTTAGAGGCCTCCccattttaaaagacggaaatcttattcaagtttatatatatttttagctgTTGAAAttggccgatgaagaaattaccgtcgattcccaaggcctcccatgttaataagacggattttttattttttagttattatttgagttattcatttttacTCATATTTATTCTTAACTAACACTTTTATTAAGTGTGTTGACAGGTATCCAAAACTTGCTTCCTCGAAGCCATTCGAAAAAGCTCGAATTATactatttcattattttgtaaatattgaCGTTAGGCAAACCTTAGgccgataattattattttattttattgtgcatattgaatgtttattatacttgtatattattttatattcttcctcaatttgaaaaaaaaaattaattcagtcgggaaccacatttgtggatttcgaagggtgcctaacccctttccttcggaataacttgaaccccttacctagaatcgAACTGGTTTCGTAAATCATTTAATGGTTTCCtagttttttcctaaaattaggtggcgactcttttttaaaacttcctttatttttaaaactttgttaaaattgaatcaattaattGTTTTTCGAGTTGCTGCGATGTTTCGCCCTATTTCGAAAGAGTAGGGATGTAAACAGATATAACGTTTAATTTTATGTATGCATTCCTTATCAGACTTAGattgaaattttcatatattcattttaGACTTACATATCCTAATTATTAGTTGAATGATATATGAGTtgtattctaaaaaaaatgagataaaaaaaattatattcgaATATTAGTTAATTTGATTCTCGAAGCGTCAATCAAACCACCTAAATTGTAATGATATTTTACTATAtaaatgtgaattgtgcacctaAAGATGTATACctctttgaaaaatattaactttcaaaataagttaaaaatataatagataaaaatatttattttcttattttgtaataaaagtcaaaactagACAacattaaccaaaaaaaaaaaagaaggaacaaAAATTCGTGCATGTGAAGTCAACGCTTCTTGCACatgtcaaataattaattaatagattAACCAAATTAAATGATAATAATCTCATTAAAAACTTAGcttcattatatttataatatggaTATTAatccttttcttcttttatcaTTGCATGTGATTTTGAGTGAGTTCATGGAACTCCAACGCCTCTTCTTTCCACTCTCATGGGCCAAGAAGGCTCAATGACGATTTCATCGAGTCAACCCTTAAAATTGACGTATAGATCCCAAGCGAAGGAAATTGAGTCGAAAGAGTTGAAGAGATTGGGATAATTAacccaaatttattttatcgtattgtatttattttgggcATAAGCCTCGtcgttttttttaatctttttgtatttattatttgtttagactaggacaggtacgaaaggaaatgggtcaaaaaaccaaaaagaaaatggaTTAAAAACCCAAAAAGTCAAATGGGTCAAAACCCAGAAGAAAGTAGGTCCAAATATCAGTCCAGGCGGACAGATAAATCGGACTTGGACCCAACCCtccctccctctctctctctctctctctctctctttacttTCTCGTtatttgtttgttgtttaattGCCGCTAGTTTTAAGGTTAGAAATTCGCAAATCCTCGCAAGGCGCCACTATGTTTTAGCggtttaaattaaattgatcaatcttaaaaaacttaaaaagaatCAAGTAAATTTCGCTGATTAATTAGTATAGACTAATATCACACtcttaaaataaatactaaattgatttccaattcaaataataaaattaaacatttttagCCAAATAGTTAGTTGCCGGATTACCGTTTTAAACGAATAGTTtaggtgcctaacaccttcctaaAACATTAATTTGAATCCCCAAACTCCTTTTGCGTTTTCAAAcgatttttctgtttaagttatttgaaaacaatactttttcttaattttccttaaaaattaagtggcgactctttaaaaagtcaaaaattcttcaaatgaaatatttttccttttccgATTAAAACACTTATCATATCAATATGGTATAAATGTTGAGATAAGTTATCCCAAACATAGCAACCAAACAAGAAACAAAATTTGTATACGATCACTATTTTCTTATCCCATCACTACTTATTTGTAGCCTCAGACCAAGCAACCTCATAGTGTTAAGTGCTAATAACATTAGTTCACTActattttcaaaaatacaaGAATCTCTTATAATTTATGGAATGTGGTTACATCATTGGACTTCTGGATGCAACATTGGACTTCTGGATACATTAGTAGATATCCAAATACATCAAAAAGGGATGAATCCAAGAGGGTAGGACTGTATCCGAGAGGGGATATGATATTCACATACATAGGATAGAAATGTATTCGAGAGAGGAGGAATGTATTCGTGAGAGAATGAATGTATTAGAGAGGGAAGAAATGTATCCGTGAGGCAAGTAGAGATGTATCAGTGAGAGGAAAGTGATGCATCAGGGaggaaattttcaaaaaattaaatggtaAATAATTTTAGAGATAACGATAAAATAAGATGTGTATTTaggtaattttttcaaatatttatcttGATTGAACTCACGACCCAAACTATTTCCCCGACTACCCATTTGTTCTATTCACTGATTGACTGCTTCTACATCTATTATATACTATGATGACATCTAGCAGTAATTGAGGAGTCTTTTCACTAAAACATTGTGTGTTCCTCTTTGTAGAGACGAATAAATGTACTAATCACTTTGATAGAGGTTGATATATCAAAATAGTTAAAGGGAAAAGAAATCAAGGGAATGAAAGTCATAATAATATTACATAGAAAATAATCTTTAGTAGTAATAGTTCAATTGCCGCtaagtatattattttcttgCGTTAATTAGCACTCTttataaatatctatataaaataagtattttgagttttatataattttaaaaatatgacaaataaaaaaactaaaaatatatcagAATATGATGGGAAATGAATTGGTGGTTAAAAAGgaattaataatgataaataaaatgtacttgttaaattaattttgaaattttaaagataCGGAATATTGTGTGTGCAATTATTTTGGtgttaatattaaatatttatttctttggGGGGAAAATGTCAAAGTCATGTGAATTAATTGATTTCTTAGaaacattcaaaatattttaagaattataattttgtttcaaGCTAAGGTTAGAAACATTCTAAGATTGTTGTCAAAGACTTGAGgcaaaaataacattaatttcatacaacaattaacattaataattatgTCTAATGAAAAATTGGTCAGCAAACTTAGGTCATAGGTGCATAAAaaccattttattaattaattgcaAACCATAACAAAATACACACATCAATGAAATGAcataatagaagaaaaataaagaacatgataaatttgaatgaagtaaaagtaatattaatattgtaaaattcaaaaattcaatccCAAATTAAAGATTGAAGTTTTTCCTTAGTTCTGTTGTCAATTGATTTTGCCACATCTTCACTCAAAAGATTCTTCCAATCTCCGATCTCTCCTTTACGAAAAAAAGCATTATTATTAACTTTTATCCCAGGTTTTGGATTATGCGATCCACTCTTATTCACCTCTAAATTACTCAAATTTCCAAATTCACAAGTTGCCACTATTTTTTCAGGTACAAATTGATCCTCTTCCTCTTGAGAAAATGGTTTTCCCATAAACTCAGCCAATTTCTTCACATAACTCAACGTATCATTCCTCAAGTCCTcgaatttcaaaaagaaaatctcGTTCTTTCCATGACGATCCTTACTTGCTTTTAGATATTCAGACACGTGATCCCAATAAGGTCCATACAAGGATTTTCCTTCAAGAAACCACTCGATTTCTTGTTCGATTGTGATAGGATTATCTTTGAATTCAGGGATGGTTTCTTCAAGCTTTTTAGTGTAATGCCATGTTGAAACAAATGTGTCTTTTGGTTCTCTACATATATAAATGATCTTACACTTCGAATCTATTATAGATTGTGGCAAACAAGTGTATGGAAGATGTGTGCCTAATAATGGGAACTTAGTGTCATCAAGAGAAGTAAAATTGATGTCACAATCAATTTCTAATGTTGGTATACAATCATGAGGAAGTTTTGTGAGTATAGGATTGGTAGAGTCATCAAAATGATGTCTTGTCATAATAGAAAAGACCAAAGATTTAAGCCAAGTGGTGCCTGTTTTGAGAGAAccacaaagaaaaatattacaagGTTGTGCTTTGAAATTTTCttccataaataaaattgattctAAAAAGGCTAAAGGGAACCAAAAGCCTTTGTATTGATAGTAATcaaaagaagtaaaattttgagaaacttCTCTTCTAGGAAGGGATGAAATTATCTCTTTGTATTTCATGTTTATCgacatatttttgtttttttctttcttctttggtGAAGGGGGGGAAtgcaagaaaattaaaaattgataattgatAGGAAAACAACACCAAATTTTGGTacatatatagggaaaaaaataattccCTTTTTAGGATTATATTTAGAGGTAATAACCAAAAAGgggaatatatgaacatgtgaaaaGATGAGATGGAATAGGCAATTGAAACAAGTTGGTGAGATATGGGCTGATCGATTTATTAACACTCATAATTAACTCATgtacattatttatttcaagttaGTTAGTTGCTTGTATTTCCATTTTATAGTTGGTATTGTAATAGTTAGTTACATAACAAactagttagttagttagttattttctttCCACTAGTTTGATCCATCTAgtcacatgtatatatacacttCATGAGTGATGAATGAAGGCAACAAAACACTTCACAATTCAATCACAAAGCCTTGCATTGCAGTCTTCATTTTCCAGTTTCGTTTGGGGAAGTTTTGTAGCTTCATCAATGGTTGCTCATGCTACACTTTGAAGAtcttaacatggtatcagagcacacgGTTAATtgctcttttcttcttcttttggttACTCGTTTTGATTGATTCTCAATTGATAACAAAGTTGGAAGTTACTGTGTTTGTTATACTTTCTGTTTTTCTGAAAGTTCATCTGCgatttgtttcttttctttatcgAGTAGTTCATAATAGTCATTGTTGTAATGGCCATCGAAACTACTACATCCACATCTGCATCTGAGGGATCTGTCATATCTGGAAGTGATGCCAATGGTGTTCTGTATGTGCATCCTTCAGATAATCCAGGAATGATGCTTGTCCCTGTTCAATTTGATGGAACAGGATATAGGACTTGGAGAAGAGGTGCTATGAGGGCATTGTCAGTAAAAAACAAGTTAGGGTTCATTGATGGAAGTTGTGAGAAACCAAGCAGCAACAATTCACCTCTGTTACGTCAATGGCAGAGGTGTGATGATATGGTGACATCTTGGATTCTGAACTCTTTAATCAAAGAAGTTTCAGACAGTGTGGAGTATGTAAGCAATTCTGCTGAGTTGTGGAAGGAGTTGGAAGACAGGTATGACCAAACCAATGGAGCAAAGTTGTATCAAATTCAAAAGGAGATCAATGATCTCACACAAGGAGTTTTGGACATTACTGTATATTACACAAGGATGAAGAAGTTATGGGAAGAATTGAATACTTTGAATGTGAAGAATCACTGCAgttgtgtctgtgtgtgtggTGCAAAGGATAGTATATTCAAGGCTGAACAAGATAGGCGCCTGATTCATTTTCTTATGGGGTTAAATGAAGTGTACACAGTGATAAGAGGAaacattctcatgatgaatcCTCTTCCTTCTATGGGACAGGCTTTCTCATTGTTAATccaagaggaaaaacaaaaagaattcaAACCTATTGGTAGAATGTCTACAAATTCTGTATCTTTGAATGTTAAAGCTGTTGATAACAAAGGACATGGAGGAATACCTTTTAGAACAAATTTTCAAGCAAATAGCTATGGAAATTATGGTGATACTAACAGTAGTTCAGGAGGAAATCAC
The DNA window shown above is from Solanum lycopersicum chromosome 11, SLM_r2.1 and carries:
- the LOC138339486 gene encoding flavonol sulfotransferase-like; amino-acid sequence: MTRHHFDDSTNPILTKLPHDCIPTLEIDCDINFTSLDDTKFPLLGTHLPYTCLPQSIIDSKCKIIYICREPKDTFVSTWHYTKKLEETIPEFKDNPITIEQEIEWFLEGKSLYGPYWDHVSEYLKASKDRHGKNEIFFLKFEDLRNDTLSYVKKLAEFMGKPFSQEEEDQFVPEKIVATCEFGNLSNLEVNKSGSHNPKPGIKVNNNAFFRKGEIGDWKNLLSEDVAKSIDNRTKEKLQSLIWD